The sequence below is a genomic window from Photobacterium atrarenae.
AAATAATGGTGCCTCGAGTGCGGAATCGACCGCGCCCGGCCAGGGACCGACACATGATTGCGCAGCAATCACAGAAGGGTTTGGCTATCGTGACCAGCACCACATTGTAAATAATGGTGCCTCGAGGCGGAATCGAACCACCGACACGAGGATTTTCAATCCTCTGCTCTACCGACTGAGCTATCGAGGCAAATGGTGCCGACTACCGGAATCGAACTGGTGACCTACTGATTACAAGTCAGTTGCTCTACCTACTGAGCTAAGTCGGCACACAAAATTGCGTGTTATCAGGCGATGGCCTAACAACGAATTTGGCTCCCCCTGCGGGACTCGAACCTGCGACATACGGATTAACAGTCCGCCGTTCTACCAACTGAACTAAGGGGGAATTGTTTGTTACTGTGTTGCTATCGTGATGAGCACCACATTGTAAAATGGTGCCTCGAGTGCGGAATCGACCGCGCCCGGCCAGGGACCGACACATGATTGCGCAGCAATCACAGAAGGGTTTGGCTATCGTGACCAGCACCACATTGTAAATAATGGTGCCTCGAGGCGGAATCGAACCACCGACACGAGGATTTTCAATCCTCTGCTCTACCGACTGAGCTATCGAGGCAAATGGTGCCGACTACCGGAATCGAACTGGTGACCTACTGATTACAAGTCAGTTGCTCTACCTACTGAGCTAAGTCGGCACACAAAAGTGGCTCCCCCTGCGGGACTCGAACCTGCGACATACGGATTAACAGTCCGCCGTTCTACCAACTGAACTAAGGGGGAATTGTTTGTTACTGTGTTGCGTGTCGCACCACAATGAAAATGGTGCCTCGAGGCGGAATCGAACCACCGACACGAGGATTTTCAATCCTCTGCTCTACCGACTGAGCTATCGAGGCAACGGGGCGCATTAAATCGGTTTTGATCCGTTGCGTCAATGCTTTTTTAGTGAAAACAAACCAAAGTGGCTTTTTTTATGCTGATCGTTCGGTTTTTGAACTTTGCAAGTTCAGCCTGTTTTTGAAGTCATCCTTCAGGGATGGCCCAACGCTTGTTGCTCAAGGTTTAGTGCCCGCGCCAGTGCCGGACGGCGATTGGCGAACTGGCGGTATTTTTCCAATTTGGGCGGGATTTTCTGATCGAACTTTACCGCCCAGTTCAGGGTGTGGGTGAGCAGAATATCGGCCACCGTCGGAAATTGACCGAGTAGGTAGGCTGCTTGATTGAAACGAGATTCGGCAATTTGCACGGCTTTCTTAAACTCCCAAGCGGCGACCGGTAGCATTTCCGGCAGCCGTATTTTCTCCGGCAGGGCGAAGCGGTGCTTGCCCATTGTCCACAGCGGTTGCTCTAATTCGGTGGTGATAAAACTGATCCACTCATGATGGGTCGCGGCTTCTGGTGTCCCGGGTTTCGGTAGCCAGTGCCGGCCATACTTTTCTGCCAGATAAAGACAAATCGCAGCAGATTCGGTCACCACGATTTGATCATCGATCAGGCAGGGGACCTTGCCTGCGGGATTGCGGGCGAGAAACTGCGGGGCGCGGTGCTCATTGTTGTTGAAATCGACTAACTGGTATTCCCATTCCAATCCTAATTCTTCCAGCAACCATGAAACCCGTAAGGAGCGGGTTCGCGGGTAGCCATATAACGTCACCATATCGTCATCCTTGAATATGCCTTGTGTGATTAACCTTAGTCAAAAAGCTCCGAAGGATCGAAGTCCGGCGTATTTTCCTGTTTTAAAGCGGAAATCAAATGCTTTTCGTTGCACATGTTGGACTTAGTTTCAGCCATTTTCATGTTGATCAAGGCTGATAGCTGAGAGAAGTTCCACATTATTTTGTGATCTGGATCTTGTTTAGAGCTATTATTTTAATGCGAATGAAACTGATAATTGATCTCATTACAGCGTGGGTGCATGATGTGCCGCAAAATTACAGGGAATAAAGTGCTTTGCCCTGCCTTGAGATTCTTTGACGTTGTGAGTGCATCATGAAACGCAGTTTGGTTGGTCTTATTTTATGTGTCGTGAGCGCCTTGGTTGCACCGGCAGCTTTGGCGGACACCGCAGCGAACCAAACGGTGGCCGATCCGTCTTATGATTGGCTTCGGGATGACACCCGTCAGTCAGCGGCCGTGCTGAATTTCCTGCAGCAGGAAAACCAGCGCACTGAGTCACAGCTGGCGGCTCAGCAAACTTTGGAGCAAACCTTGTTGGCAGAGTGGCAGTCACGCAGCCGACAATCTGCTTTGCAGCCATGGCGGCTGCAGGGGGAGTTCAATTATCGCGTCGATGCATCGAGCCAGCAGCTGATCCGGAAAAACACTCAAACCCAGGCGGAAACTGTGGTGCTTGATCTGAGCACACGTCGCGAGGGTGCGGCTTATTATTCGCTGGGGAACTGGCGGGTGAGCCCGGACTATCGCTGGGTAGCGCTGGCCGAAGATCGCCGGGGCGATCGCAATTATCAAATTTCTGTGATTGCGCTGGACTCGGGAAAAGCACAGTCAGCGGTGCTGTCAGGTGTCACCACGGATCTGGTGTGGAGCAATGACAGCCAGAGCCTCTATGTCGTCGGCAATGAGGCGAAAACCTATCGCCCCAACCGGGTGCTGCGCTGGGTGTGGCAAACCGACACCACACAAGAGCTGTTCCGGGAAGCCGATCTGGCCTGGATGGTCTCGATCTATCCGTCGACTTCAGGCCAGCATGTGCTGATCCAGAGCAACAATCACAACAGCAGTGAGCAACATCTGGTGGATCGCAATACCGGCCGCTCGCTGGGATTGATCCGGGCGCGGGAGTCCGGGGTGGAGTATTACGCCGATGTCCGTCATGACACCCTGTATTTGTCGAGCAACCTCGACGGCGACTTTGCGCTCTATCAGGCAGCGCTTGCTGAGCCAACCCGGCCCTGGAAGGCAATCTGGCAGACTCCGCCAACACAGCATCTGAAAAACTGGTTGTTGTATCCACAGCACATTGTGCTGGAAATCAGCCGCCAGCAGTACAGCGATCTGGTGGTGCTGAATTATCAGGGTGAGACGTTGTACCAGCAAACCATGACGCCGTCTGGTGGAGTTGCCTGGTTGTCCGGCAACAGCAGTCGTTATGGTCAGTCGGTCCGGATCCGCCGGATGTCGATGGCGCAGCCGCCGCAGTGGCTGGTGCTGGATCTCGGGACATTTGAGATGAAGGTGCTGGGCGAAGACCGCTATCAGAACATCGAGCCGCAGCTGTATCGCAGCGAGCAGATCCAGGTCATGCATGATGGTGTCTCGGTACCGGTGTCCCTGGTATACCGAGAGGATCAACTAACGGCGCACTCCCCGGTGGTGCTGTATGGCTACGGCGCTTACGGCACACCGATGCGGCCTTATTTTATGCCTCAGGTACTGAGCCTGCTTGATCGCGGCATGATCTATGCCATTGCCCATGTGCGCGGTGGCGGATACCTTGGCCCGGCCTGGTATGAGCAAGGCAAAGGGATGAATAAACCCAATGCCTTTGCCGACTACCTCGCCGTGGCGCAAACCCTGAAGCAATACCGCGGCGGAAAAAATCGCCCGTTGCTGGCCATCGGCGGCAGTGCCGGCGGCACGCTGGTGGCGACGGCGCTCAATCAACAGCCGACGCTGTTTAGCGCCGCGGTGTTGCAAGTCCCGTTTGTCGATGTAGTGGCGACTATGTCTGATCCGACGCTACCGCTGACCCGCCAGGAATATGCCGAGTGGGGCGATCCGCGCGATCCGGCGCAGCGGGCCGTGATGGCCGCTTATAGTCCGATCGATAATATTGCCCGCCAAGCCTACCCGCCGATGCTGGTGACGGCCGGACTGTACGACAGCCAGGTGCCTTACTGGGAGCCGGCAAAGTGGGTGGCCAAAGTGCGTGAGCTGAGTGCCGGCAGCGGTCCCTATCTGTTGCAGACCAATATGCAGGGCGGCCATCGGCAGGATACCCGCCGGGCACAGCAGCAACAAGCCCGGGAGTATGCTTTCTTACTCCGCCAGGCTGGTTCGCTGCGCCATCCCGATACCCGATAACCTGAATTCGTGATGATTTTGCCGGCGGCCAGGCCGCCGGTAGGGATCTGTCATGCTGAAATTTGTCTTTCATCCCATAAACCCGGAGAACCGACCATGCAATTAAAGCCCGTGCCATTGGCTTTTTTGTCTTTATTTGGCCTGAGCAGCCACAGCGCTGTTGCAGAAGATGTGACCGCAATTTCGACCATTGTCGTCACGGCCAACAAGATTGAGAAGCCGCTGTCTGAGACCAATGGCTCGGTGGCGGTGATCACCAGTGAAGCGATGACCCGGGAAGGCGCAACTGAGCTGTACGATGCCCTCAATCATGAGCCGGGGATCAGCGTTTCCGGCGGGGCCGGCCGGCCGCAGAATATTACGATCCGCGGGATGAGCGGCAACCGGGTTGCGGTGATCAAAGATGGTGTGCGCGTGGCGGACGGTTATGGCGCCGATGATCTCAATGATGTGGCCGGTCATAACAGTTTCGACCTGGGGGATGTCAAGCAGATTGAAGTGGTCAAAGGCGCCGGCTCATCCCTTTATGGCTCGGGTGCGGTCGGCGGCGTGGTGGTGCTGACCTCGAAAGCGCCCGGCGATTACCTGAGGCAACGCGACAGTTACTGGGGGATTGAAGGCGGTTATGCCGGGATCAGTAACAAATACCGGACCGCCCTGACGACAGCACAGCGTTTCGGTGACTCCGATCACCTGCTGCGCCTGAGCTACTGGACGGGGAGTGAGTCGAAAAACCATGACGAATCACTCTACCTGCGTGATGTGGACGGTTTCTATGCGGCGCTGAGCAGCGAATGGTTTGTCAGCCCGCAGTGGATGCTGAAGGGCAAACTCAGCTATTACCAGCAGGAGGCGCTGCGCGAGGAAGGCCAGCCGCCGATCCAGGAGGATGGCAAAGGCTGGATCGCAAAAGATTTTCATGAGCAGGGTCGGGTCACCACCCTGGAATCCCGCGTCGGCGCGGAATGGGAAGGGACAGGGGGGCTGGCTGATCAGGCCGATTTCAACCTGTATTACCGCCTGACGGAAAATGACAGTGAATTACGGGTTGCGATGGCGCGGGTGCAGGAATCTCTATTGTTTAAGCGCCGTCAGATTGACAGCCGCCAGTTTCGAGATGCGCTGTTGGGCGGCTCTGCCGAGATGCAAAAGCGGATATCTCTGGGAAGCGCCAACCATACGTTTGCCTGGGGGGTGACACTGGAGTCGACCCGGCATGAACGCCCGGTGGAAAAGCTGATGATTGACTGGAATGGTGAGCAGCGCACCGAATCGGCGCCGTTTGCCGAAGCGACTACAGATCGTTTTGGCGTGTATGTGCATGATGATATTGACTGGGGTCGCTGGAATCTGACGCCAGGATTGCGGTTCGACTACCAGCGCCTGAGTCCGGGCGGTGCTGATTCGATCGGCACGGAAGCATTGGGTCGCTACGCGCTGGACACTACCGATCACAGTGAAATCTCACCAAGCCTGTCGCTGGCTTACCAGTGGACCGATGCTCTTAATACCTATCTGAGCTACACCCACGGATTCCGGGCGCCTTCTTATGCCAAGGCTTATGGTTTCGTGCCGCATCTGAACGGTGATTTGGGCAGCTTTGTGATTCAGCCAAACCCGGATCTGGGGGCAGAGACCAGTGACAATGTCGAGCTGGGCAGCAAGTACGATGATGGCCGCCTGGCGGTCTATGGTGCCCTGTTTTACTCCGTCTTTGATGATTTCATTGATGAGCAGGTGGTGGGTTGGGACGATGCCAACCAGCATGCCATCGTGCAATACCAGAACCTGAACGGGGTCAAAACCTACGGTGCAGAGCTGACGGTCCGATATACGTTGACCGACGCGCTGGCAATCAGCAGCAAGCTGGGGATTGTCGATGGTGAAGATGAGCAGGGTGAGGCAATCCGCGCGCTCACGCCGCTGGAAGGTAACACCCAGCTGGACTATCTGGCCGAGGACTGGGACGGCTTTGTTCGCGCCAACTATGCCGGGGCGATGGATCGGGTACCGACCTGCTACGGCGAGCTGGGGATGGCAGAGACCTGTGCCGAAACATCCGGCTGGCTGACGGTGGACTTGGGCGCGGGCTATTTTGTAACGCCTGATTTTCGTCTCAATCTCGCGATTCATAACCTGCTGGACCGGGACTACATCCGTTATCAGGATGTCGCCGGCGTTGCCGCGAAGGATACGACCTTCTCGACTCAGCCGGGTCGTTATTTCAACCTTAACGCGCAATATAGTTTCTAGGAGGTCGTCATGAACCGATTGAATCTGGCGGCTTCTGTGGTGGTTGCCGCTGTATCTGCGCCGTCTGTTGCGGCGCCGCACCTGGATTATCCCCAGTTGATGCCGGCGATTGGTACTGTGGCAGAAGCGAAATCTTATGTGCAGTCCCATTATCCCGATACCGAAACCTTAGTTCACCGCTATACCCGTCATAGTCTGCTGGGGACACACTATAACTTCGTCCAGCAGAATGCAGACGGCCAGCCTTGCGAAGGCGCGGTGGTGGTGACCACGGATCAGAATGGCGTGTTGTACCGGGTGTTTCATGCGCTGGTGGACAACCCGGCGTCCTGTGACCTGAATCAGCCGCTGCCGCCGCGCGCGCATCAGCTGACGGTGCCGCCGGCCGGTGAGATTGTGCAAACTCAGATGCAGGTGTTCGATCCCGATCCGCGGACCGCCGTCGGCTGGGCCATTGAAGGTGAGCACAGCAATGTCGCTGAAATCACCATTCCGGCTGAAGCTTACCAGCATGTTGCCGGGGTTGAGGTGACCCAGCATGATGGTCAGCTCTATCTGGCCAATGCACGGGTGATCGCGGTGGACTTTACCGAGATGCATGCGCTGGATCTGGGGCCGAAGCAGGGACTGGTCACGGTCGAAGACAGTACCGGATTTAACATTACCCGTCAGGAGGCTGCTTTTCGCGATGTGAATGCTTTCTATCACCTCGATCATTCATTGCAGTATCTCGAGCAACTTGGGTTCGTCGGCGACAAAGCTCTGTTTACCGCGCCGCTGAAAATTGATGCGCAGGGACAAAGCACCAATAACTCCACCTACCTGAGTGATGTGGGGATGCTGGCGATGGGGGTCGGCGGGGTACCGGACAGTGAAGATGCCGATGTCGTGCTGCATGAGTTTGGTCATGCGATCAACGACAAGCTGGTGCCGGACTGGAAGGGGGGCGACAGCGAAGCCATCGGTGAAGGATTCGGTGACTACTGGGCCGGGGCATATAGTTTCTGGGTGCAGCGCGATCGCAGTGACCCCTTTGAACTGGATGTGTTTGCCAACTGGGACGGTGCTGCCGGGGCGAACAAGGCCCAGCGTTCGCTCAATGACACCGAAGCACGCTATTACCCGGAGATGGAGTACCGGGCTCATGTCTCTGTCTACGGCACGCTGAGCGATCAATTGTGGTCGACGCCCTTGTTCCAGAGTCTGAAGCAGGGTGTAGCGATTTACGGTAACGACGCATTTGACGAATTCAACCGGATTGTGCTGGAAGGAATGGCCGGGATGGGCTTTGGCATGAAAATGTCGGATCTGGCGCGCTCAACCGTTGATGCCGCGCAGCGCCTGTATCCGAACAAGGATTATGCCCGCCTGCTAGCGGCCCGATTCAAGCAACACGGGATTTTGAGTGATGCTGTGGTGCTGGCTCAGTCTGATTCAGCAGTAACCATCCCGACGGCGCAATCTGACACCCGAACAGCAACCCTGACGGCAACGCTGGTCAACACCACCGATCAGCCCTTGGAGAGCTACCGGGCCGAGTTGGCGATTCCTGCAATCGGGTGGCACCGGGTGATCAGCCAGGAATCCATTGCTGCAGGCGCGCAACAGTCGATTGCAGCAGAATTACCGCTGCCTTCGACCCTGCAATGCGGGGAACGTTTCGAGATGACGGCCGACATTGAAACCCGTCATGACGTCACCCAGCGGGCGCAGCAAAGTCAGCAGCAACTGACGTTTACCTTTGGTCAGCCGGTGCTCTCACTGCCGTTGCAGCAATCAGCGCGTCCCCTGGCGGATGCCCGTCAGGTCAACGAGAGCAAAATTGTTCTGGGTGAATCCTTGTCCGCGTTCAAAGCCGGAGATGCCGGCGGGGTGGTGGACGATAACTTTGCGGTGCACCTGTCACTAAGTCATCCGCGGTTTGCTGAGCTGAAAGTGGTGCTGCGGGCACCTTCCGGTGCCGGTGTGACCCTGATGGATTACCAGGATCATCCGTTACCTGATTTCAGCCACACCCTGACCCTGGTCAATACGCCCAAACTGGCGGCATTGCGTGGGGAGTTATTGGCCGGGAACTGGATCCTTGAGATCACCGACCGGGTTGTCGGTGCAAGCGGTGAGTTGCATCGCTGGGGGATCGGCCATGTAACCGGTTACCAGTGCGGCGAGCACAAGGATAGGTCGGGAACACCAACCACGAGTCAACCCGATGGCTCGGCAGGAGAGCCCGGATCGTCCGGCGGTGCTGCCGGATGGCTCAGTCTGTTGGCCGGCCTGGTCATCGGCGTCTTCAGACGCAAACACACACCATATTCAACCCAATAAGAGATAGCCTGATGAGAAAGTTTCAACTTGCGATGCTGCCGGTTGCACTGACGGTTGCCCTGAGCGGCTGTAACAGCTCCGGCACCGATTCAGCGGCAGACGAAAGCAGCTTCCTAAACTATGACGTTTCCGGTGAAGTGACCTCAACGGCGGTGCAGGTCCCCTATACAATCTGCGCCGATTTTAACCGTGACTGGCAATGCGGCAGTGATGAGCCTTCGCTCAATGCAGACCAATACAGTTTTAAGCTCTCCAGCCCGGATATCCGGGTGCAGACTTCCCCGCTGGTGGTGAAGGCAAGTCTGTCAGCTGTGACCAAATCCGGCGTGAATGCCGAAGTGCTTCTGGCTGCGCCGCCAGCGCGGGATACCCCCCATACCCAGATCAACGGCATTACAACCCTGGTGGTCGGGGAGATGCTGACCGGCTCCAGCAAGGCAGATGCTGTGGCGAAGGTGACGGCAAACCTCAAGGCTCTGGGACTGAGCGCTGATATTATGCGCGACAGCCACCAGAGCGAGCTGGCGACAATGGATCAGCAGGTGATCCGGGTCCTGGCAGCGCTGGCTGAACGTGATGTGCCTTACGAGCAAGTGGTGGCCGGGCTGGCGCATGGCTTGAAGCTTTATGGTCAGGAGATCCTGGATGGTACCTTGAGCAGCATCCAGAAAAATCATATTCAAGAGCTGGGTCGTGTTGAATTCAAGCCTTTGAATGACACCGGTATGAAGCAACACCTGAACCTGGCTGCCGGCGGGATGGATACCCAAGCGGATCCGGATGCGCCGGGTCAGGATGCCAGCTATGGCCTGGATGTGAGCGACGGCGGATTCAAGCTGACCAAGCTGGATGAGACCGGTAAGCCGCTGGCTGAGGACAGCACGACCTGGGCTTGTGTGAAAGACGAGCGGACGGGGCTGATCTGGGAAGTGAAGGCGGATGATCCGACATCTTACCGTGACAAGCACCGCCTGTTTGCTTATGAAACCGAAACGCTCAAGCCCCATGCCGAGGACTTGGCCCTGGCATCATGTCAAACCGACGGTGTTGGCGTTTGTACCACACAGGAATATGCCAACAAGCTCAATACGTCCGGCTATTGTGGCAAAACCAACTGGCGGGTCCCGACGATGAACGAGCAGTTTGACTTGCTGGACTTCGGGGAAACGACCACCGACGAGACTGGAAACACTTATGGCCTGCCGGTGAAGTACTTTAACGATCAATACATAGGTCACCCGGATTTGGCCTACGGCTATTACTGGTCATCAACTTTGCTGCGCACTGATCCGGGGTATACCTCCGGCAAAGGGATTGCTCACCTGACCCAAATGACGGTGAAAGACGAGACCGGGCTGGGGGAAATCACGGCTTTCTACGCCCTGTGCGAAGAAGGACAGAAGGAAGATTGTGATTCTCCAAACGCATTAACACTCCGTATGGTTGCAGAATAAGGAATCTAACATGTTGAAAAAAGCACTACTTGCCGTGACCTGCTCTGTGTTGATGGCCGGCAATGCTGCCGCAAGCCTACAGAGTTGTTACAACGATTTGCCAAACAGCGCTCCGGATATCCGCTTTCAGGACAATGACAACGGTACGGTGACCGATCTGCAAACCAACCTGATTTGGCGTCGCTGCCTGTTGGGGATGACCTGGAATGCCACCACACAGCAGTGTGATGGTGAGCCAAGCGTTTACAGTTGGAAGCAGGCGCTGTTCCAAACTGAATTAAATTATCAGGATGCCAGCGAGAGCGGCAAGTCCTGGCGGATGCCGAATATCAAAGAGCTGGTAAGTCTGCGAGAAGTGGCCTGTATCTCTCCGGCGCTGAATCTCCAGGCGTTTCCAGGCTTGTTCCGAGAGGAAGCGGATAAATGGGAGATGAACAGAACGGTCTGGTCGGCAACGCCTCATGCACAGAGCCAGACGATTCTGACCTTTGGTCTGAATGACGGCATGACAACGCATTTTGGTCCACAAGATGTTGAGCTTGGTGTGTTGCTGGTCAAAGATGGCAAGTAATCACGCCGTGATTTGATAGTGCATGGATGATACCGCAGCCCGACTGCGGTATTTTTTTCCTTGATGCCGAGGGCAGGAAGGAGGGTTTGCAGCTAAACAACAGGGATAAAAAAAGCCTCGTCTTGCGACAAGGCTCTTTAAAGTGGCTCCCCCTGCTGGACTTGGACGGGGCGGCCTCCCGCCAGCGACAATTCGCGCGAAGCGAGAACTTGGGGTATAAAAAAAGCCTCGTCTTGCGACAAGGCTCTTTAAAGTGGCTCCCCCTGCTGGACTTGAACCAGCGACATACGGATTAACAGTCCGCCGTTCTACCGACTGAACTAAGGGGGAATTGTTTTTTTTACTGTGTTGCGTGTCGCACCACAATTAATATGGTGCCTCGAGGCGGAATCGAACCACCGACACGAGGATTTTCAATCCTCTGCTCTACCGACTGAGCTATCGAGGCAAATGGTGCCGACTACCGGAATCGAACTGGTGACCTACTGATTACAAGTCAGTTGCTCTACCTACTGAGCTAAGTCGGCACACAAATTTGGCTCCCCCTGCTGGACTTGAACCAGCGACATACGGATTAACAGTCCGCCGTTCTACCGACTGAACTAAGGGGGAATAAATTGTTATTGCGTTGCGTGTTTCGCACTACAATGAAACATGATGCTTGAGTGCGGAATCGACCGCGCCCGGCCAGGGACCGACACATGATTGCGCAGCAATCACAAATGGTTTGGCTATCGTGATGAGCACCACATTGTAAAATGGTGCCTCGAGGCGGAATCGAACCACCGACACGAGGATTTTCAATCCTCTGCTCTACCGACTGAGCTATCGAGGCAAATGGTGCCGACTACCGGAATCGAACTGGTGACCTACTGATTACAAGTCAGTTGCTCTACCTACTGAGCTAAGTCGGCACACAAATATGCGTGTTATCAGGCGATGGCCTAATAACGAATTTGGCTCCCCCTGCGGGACTCGAACCTGCGACATACGGATTAACAGTCCGCCGTTCTACCAACTGAACTAAGGGGGAATTATTTTTTTGTGCCTGCTTCGCAGCGCACTGAAATATGATGCTTCGAGTACGGAATCGACCGCGCCCGGCCAGTGACCGACACATGATTGCGGAGCAATCATCGAGGGTTTAGCTATCGTTACCAGCACCACATTATAAAAATGGTGCCTCGAGGCGGAATCGAACCACCGACACGAGGATTTTCAATCCTCTGCTCTACCGACTGAGCTATCGAGGCAACGGAGCGCTATTAAACGGGTTTTCGCTCTTGGCGTCAACCTCTTTTTTTACAAAAACGTCCGCTTGCTCGCTTTTTGTACATGCGGGTAGGTTTACGCTATTTCATTGTCATTTCATCAGATTTTGCCGCGATTGAATTCCTGTTGGAACTTGGTCACTTTCTGCAAATAGCGGCGTGCTTCCGCTTTGGGGTGCTTGTTGGTCAGCGCCCAGTAAACTTGGTTTGGCTGTAAGTTATTGAGATCCTGCATGGCGCGTTTACGGTTGTTGTGAAAGGTTTTCAACACCCCGCCGGTGCCGCCGTTGTAGGCCGAGATCATACTGTAGTGGAGGGACAGGGGATCGCGGATCTGTTTGAGATAGCGGTTACGCAGGATATAGAAATATGCGGTGCCGGTATCTATATTCTTAGCCGGATCAAACAGGTATTGTGGGGATGGCTTGCCGGATTTGTTTTTGACCAGCTTGAACACGTCCGCCCCGGCCGTATTGGGCACCACCTGCATCAGGCCATAGGCGTTGGCATGGCTGACCGCATAGGGGTTGAAGCTGCTCTCGGTTTTGATAATGGCGTAGATCAGATCTTCCGCGATCCCGTAGCGGCGGGAAGCATCGCGGACAATGCTGGCATACTTATAGCTTCGCTTGTTGATGTGATCGGCCACCATGGGGATTTCGACATAGTAGGCCTGTTGGTAGCGGACCTGGCGCTTTTTCAACTGGGTGGCGATCAGGTGGTCGGCGAACTGGTTGGCCCGCCAGGACCATTC
It includes:
- a CDS encoding glutathione S-transferase family protein, which produces MVTLYGYPRTRSLRVSWLLEELGLEWEYQLVDFNNNEHRAPQFLARNPAGKVPCLIDDQIVVTESAAICLYLAEKYGRHWLPKPGTPEAATHHEWISFITTELEQPLWTMGKHRFALPEKIRLPEMLPVAAWEFKKAVQIAESRFNQAAYLLGQFPTVADILLTHTLNWAVKFDQKIPPKLEKYRQFANRRPALARALNLEQQALGHP
- a CDS encoding prolyl oligopeptidase family serine peptidase, with amino-acid sequence MKRSLVGLILCVVSALVAPAALADTAANQTVADPSYDWLRDDTRQSAAVLNFLQQENQRTESQLAAQQTLEQTLLAEWQSRSRQSALQPWRLQGEFNYRVDASSQQLIRKNTQTQAETVVLDLSTRREGAAYYSLGNWRVSPDYRWVALAEDRRGDRNYQISVIALDSGKAQSAVLSGVTTDLVWSNDSQSLYVVGNEAKTYRPNRVLRWVWQTDTTQELFREADLAWMVSIYPSTSGQHVLIQSNNHNSSEQHLVDRNTGRSLGLIRARESGVEYYADVRHDTLYLSSNLDGDFALYQAALAEPTRPWKAIWQTPPTQHLKNWLLYPQHIVLEISRQQYSDLVVLNYQGETLYQQTMTPSGGVAWLSGNSSRYGQSVRIRRMSMAQPPQWLVLDLGTFEMKVLGEDRYQNIEPQLYRSEQIQVMHDGVSVPVSLVYREDQLTAHSPVVLYGYGAYGTPMRPYFMPQVLSLLDRGMIYAIAHVRGGGYLGPAWYEQGKGMNKPNAFADYLAVAQTLKQYRGGKNRPLLAIGGSAGGTLVATALNQQPTLFSAAVLQVPFVDVVATMSDPTLPLTRQEYAEWGDPRDPAQRAVMAAYSPIDNIARQAYPPMLVTAGLYDSQVPYWEPAKWVAKVRELSAGSGPYLLQTNMQGGHRQDTRRAQQQQAREYAFLLRQAGSLRHPDTR
- a CDS encoding TonB-dependent hemoglobin/transferrin/lactoferrin family receptor — protein: MQLKPVPLAFLSLFGLSSHSAVAEDVTAISTIVVTANKIEKPLSETNGSVAVITSEAMTREGATELYDALNHEPGISVSGGAGRPQNITIRGMSGNRVAVIKDGVRVADGYGADDLNDVAGHNSFDLGDVKQIEVVKGAGSSLYGSGAVGGVVVLTSKAPGDYLRQRDSYWGIEGGYAGISNKYRTALTTAQRFGDSDHLLRLSYWTGSESKNHDESLYLRDVDGFYAALSSEWFVSPQWMLKGKLSYYQQEALREEGQPPIQEDGKGWIAKDFHEQGRVTTLESRVGAEWEGTGGLADQADFNLYYRLTENDSELRVAMARVQESLLFKRRQIDSRQFRDALLGGSAEMQKRISLGSANHTFAWGVTLESTRHERPVEKLMIDWNGEQRTESAPFAEATTDRFGVYVHDDIDWGRWNLTPGLRFDYQRLSPGGADSIGTEALGRYALDTTDHSEISPSLSLAYQWTDALNTYLSYTHGFRAPSYAKAYGFVPHLNGDLGSFVIQPNPDLGAETSDNVELGSKYDDGRLAVYGALFYSVFDDFIDEQVVGWDDANQHAIVQYQNLNGVKTYGAELTVRYTLTDALAISSKLGIVDGEDEQGEAIRALTPLEGNTQLDYLAEDWDGFVRANYAGAMDRVPTCYGELGMAETCAETSGWLTVDLGAGYFVTPDFRLNLAIHNLLDRDYIRYQDVAGVAAKDTTFSTQPGRYFNLNAQYSF
- a CDS encoding proprotein convertase P-domain-containing protein, coding for MNRLNLAASVVVAAVSAPSVAAPHLDYPQLMPAIGTVAEAKSYVQSHYPDTETLVHRYTRHSLLGTHYNFVQQNADGQPCEGAVVVTTDQNGVLYRVFHALVDNPASCDLNQPLPPRAHQLTVPPAGEIVQTQMQVFDPDPRTAVGWAIEGEHSNVAEITIPAEAYQHVAGVEVTQHDGQLYLANARVIAVDFTEMHALDLGPKQGLVTVEDSTGFNITRQEAAFRDVNAFYHLDHSLQYLEQLGFVGDKALFTAPLKIDAQGQSTNNSTYLSDVGMLAMGVGGVPDSEDADVVLHEFGHAINDKLVPDWKGGDSEAIGEGFGDYWAGAYSFWVQRDRSDPFELDVFANWDGAAGANKAQRSLNDTEARYYPEMEYRAHVSVYGTLSDQLWSTPLFQSLKQGVAIYGNDAFDEFNRIVLEGMAGMGFGMKMSDLARSTVDAAQRLYPNKDYARLLAARFKQHGILSDAVVLAQSDSAVTIPTAQSDTRTATLTATLVNTTDQPLESYRAELAIPAIGWHRVISQESIAAGAQQSIAAELPLPSTLQCGERFEMTADIETRHDVTQRAQQSQQQLTFTFGQPVLSLPLQQSARPLADARQVNESKIVLGESLSAFKAGDAGGVVDDNFAVHLSLSHPRFAELKVVLRAPSGAGVTLMDYQDHPLPDFSHTLTLVNTPKLAALRGELLAGNWILEITDRVVGASGELHRWGIGHVTGYQCGEHKDRSGTPTTSQPDGSAGEPGSSGGAAGWLSLLAGLVIGVFRRKHTPYSTQ
- a CDS encoding DUF1566 domain-containing protein yields the protein MRKFQLAMLPVALTVALSGCNSSGTDSAADESSFLNYDVSGEVTSTAVQVPYTICADFNRDWQCGSDEPSLNADQYSFKLSSPDIRVQTSPLVVKASLSAVTKSGVNAEVLLAAPPARDTPHTQINGITTLVVGEMLTGSSKADAVAKVTANLKALGLSADIMRDSHQSELATMDQQVIRVLAALAERDVPYEQVVAGLAHGLKLYGQEILDGTLSSIQKNHIQELGRVEFKPLNDTGMKQHLNLAAGGMDTQADPDAPGQDASYGLDVSDGGFKLTKLDETGKPLAEDSTTWACVKDERTGLIWEVKADDPTSYRDKHRLFAYETETLKPHAEDLALASCQTDGVGVCTTQEYANKLNTSGYCGKTNWRVPTMNEQFDLLDFGETTTDETGNTYGLPVKYFNDQYIGHPDLAYGYYWSSTLLRTDPGYTSGKGIAHLTQMTVKDETGLGEITAFYALCEEGQKEDCDSPNALTLRMVAE